The genomic stretch GCAGAGGCAGGAGAACCTGGGCAAGGTGGTGCTGACGGTCAGGTGAGGGCAGTTCCCCTTCAACCTGCGGTCCTGGACGGCCTCCACTGGAACATCAACGACGTACTGCAGCCGGGCGGTGGATAGAGTGTTTTCGCATGGGAGGCACGGCCTTGGCGTCTGTGAAAGAAGTCGTGCTTCAGAAGAAAGCGGTGGTCTTCGACCTTTTCCACACCCTCACGGCCATCGAGTCGAGCTGGGGCAAGGGGCTGCCCTTCACATGCGATATGCTGGGCGTCAGCCGCGAGGCGTGGGACGACCAGTTGCAGGTCCATTCCCGGGCGCGGCTGACCGGTCAGGTGCAGGACCCCATTCGCATCATCGGGGAGATGGCGCGGGCCATCGATCCGACGATTGGCGACGTGGCCGTTGTGGCAGCCGTGGCAAACCGCGTCAGGAGGTTTGAGGCGGCGCTTCTGGACATACCCGACGAGACGGTCGCGGTCCTGCAGACGTTGAAATCACGAGGCAAGCGGCTCGGGCTGATCAGCAATGCGGACGTGATGGAGGTCGAAGCTTGGGGCCGGTCGCCGGTGGCTGGCTTCTTCGATGCTGCGGTCTTCTCGTGCCTTGTGGGGACGGTCAAGCCGGAGAGGGAGATCTACGAATTCTGCCTCAACCGATTGGGCGTCAGCCCGTCTGAGGCGGCCTTTGTGGGCGATGGCGGTTCATCTGAACTGCAGGGCGCCAGAGCGGCGGGCATGGTAACGGTCATGATCACCGGCATCATCCGTGAGCTTTGGCCGGACAGGATTGAGGAGCGGA from Candidatus Brocadiaceae bacterium encodes the following:
- a CDS encoding HAD family hydrolase, with the translated sequence MASVKEVVLQKKAVVFDLFHTLTAIESSWGKGLPFTCDMLGVSREAWDDQLQVHSRARLTGQVQDPIRIIGEMARAIDPTIGDVAVVAAVANRVRRFEAALLDIPDETVAVLQTLKSRGKRLGLISNADVMEVEAWGRSPVAGFFDAAVFSCLVGTVKPEREIYEFCLNRLGVSPSEAAFVGDGGSSELQGARAAGMVTVMITGIIRELWPDRIEERKAHADFVIERLPELV